The Tripterygium wilfordii isolate XIE 37 chromosome 4, ASM1340144v1, whole genome shotgun sequence genome has a window encoding:
- the LOC119996460 gene encoding exocyst complex component EXO70B1-like has translation MEDNHQPEKNSSFGRKEDTASSTDNGLESPPVDSPKLGEPKTEAPTDSETKEGESEKSEEKTDQVEEKPAEEASPPPYSLEKALEDIDQFVSNFSVKNKEENDEPLEIPAFVERFLDLLEENIGKYDSKADLVKSRWCQVVEEDALFIEALYRASKLNEAVVEFRSDATHGSVINRVGGLQQRVMSYLEEEFRLLLQDSRNNEDDRGGGDGSAKLKHSESNRCNLREPESKDGDFPGYTEEVLSSLNRIAKEMISGGHESECCELYMIARREAFDECLINMGLGKISIDDVQKMQWDALETEIATWSKTFKQCATVYFQGERKLADAVFTDYPSIAGSLFSNLTRGVLIQLLNFADAIAMSKRSAEKLFKFLDIYETLRDSIPAMDGLFEEESAKELKTETTTTRCRIGEAAICIFCDLENSIKSDTGKTTVPGGAVHPLTRYTMNYLKYACEYIDTLEQVFKEHSKIERADSSRRSQYEGQDNETPEQSPFSSQLTRVMDLLDANLEAKSKLYRDTSLSSIFMMNNGRYILQKIKGSPEIHQVTGETWRRKRSSDLRNYHKGYQRETWSKLLGCLSHEGLQVNGKVVKPVLKERFKSFNAMFDEIHRTQSCWIVSDEQLQSELRVSISAVVIPAYRSFLGRFSQYLEAGRQTEKYVKFQAEDIENAIDELFEGNPAFQARRKP, from the coding sequence ATGGAAGATAACCATCAACCTGAGAAGAACTCTAGTTTTGGCCGTAAAGAAGACACCGCCTCCTCCACCGACAACGGCCTTGAGTCACCGCCGGTGGACTCGCCAAAGCTTGGGGAGCCAAAAACAGAGGCACCGACGGATTCAGAGACCAAGGAGGGGGAAAGTGAGAAATCGGAAGAGAAGACTGATCAGGTCGAAGAGAAACCAGCCGAGGAAGCTTCGCCACCTCCTTACAGTCTCGAGAAGGCGTTGGAGGACATCGACCAGTTCGTCTCAAACTTTTCCGTCAAAAATAAAGAGGAGAATGACGAGCCGTTGGAGATCCCTGCGTTTGTGGAGAGGTTCTTGGATCTCTTGGAGGAAAATATAGGGAAGTACGATTCCAAAGCTGATCTGGTGAAGTCGAGATGGTGTCAGGTTGTGGAGGAGGATGCATTGTTCATTGAGGCCTTATATCGGGCATCGAAGCTGAACGAGGCGGTGGTTGAGTTTAGATCGGACGCCACTCACGGTTCGGTGATCAATCGAGTCGGCGGGCTTCAGCAGAGAGTAATGTCGTACTTGGAGGAGGAATTCAGGTTGCTTCTACAAGATTCTAGAAACAACGAGGATGATCGTGGCGGAGGCGATGGAAGTGCCAAATTGAAGCACTCGGAATCCAATCGCTGCAATCTACGAGAACCTGAGTCCAAAGATGGTGATTTTCCAGGCTATACTGAAGAGGTTTTATCTAGTTTGAATCGGATCGCAAAGGAGATGATTTCGGGAGGACACGAATCTGAATGCTGCGAGTTGTATATGATCGCGAGAAGGGAAGCGTTTGATGAGTGCTTGATCAATATGGGATTGGGGAAGATCAGTATCGACGATGTGCAGAAGATGCAATGGGATGCCCTGGAGACTGAAATTGCCACGTGGAGCAAGACCTTCAAGCAATGCGCCACCGTGTATTTCCAAGGCGAGAGAAAACTCGCGGATGCGGTTTTCACGGACTATCCATCCATCGCGGGGAGTCTGTTCAGTAATCTCACGCGCGGCGTGTTGATTCAGCTCCTCAATTTCGCGGACGCGATCGCCATGTCAAAACGTTCCGCAGAGAAGTTGTTCAAGTTTCTTGatatttatgaaaccttgcggGACAGTATTCCCGCCATGGATGGGCTGTTCGAGGAGGAGTCTGCTAAAGAACTCAAGACTGAAACGACAACAACTAGGTGCCGTATTGGCGAGGCTGCGATTTGTATATTCTGTGATTTGGAGAATTCGATTAAGTCCGATACAGGGAAGACTACGGTTCCAGGCGGCGCTGTTCATCCGCTCACACGCTATACCATGAACTATCTAAAATACGCATGTGAGTACATAGATACACTTGAACAAGTCTTCAAGGAGCATTCGAAGATTGAGAGAGCCGACTCTTCAAGGAGGTCACAGTACGAGGGCCAAGACAACGAAACGCCGGAGCAGTCCCCGTTTTCGAGTCAGTTGACGAGGGTTATGGACTTACTGGACGCGAATCTCGAAGCGAAATCAAAGCTTTACAGAGACACTTCATTAAGCTCAATTTTCATGATGAACAATGGCCGCTATATCTTGCAGAAGATCAAAGGGTCGCCTGAGATCCACCAAGTGACGGGTGAAACGTGGCGCAGGAAGAGATCGTCAGATTTGAGGAACTACCATAAAGGGTATCAGAGAGAGACGTGGAGTAAGCTCTTGGGTTGTCTGAGTCACGAAGGATTGCAAGTAAATGGGAAAGTAGTGAAGCCGGTGCTGAAAGAGAGATTCAAGAGCTTCAATGCTATGTTCGATGAAATTCACAGGACACAGAGTTGTTGGATAGTAAGTGATGAGCAGCTTCAGTCGGAGCTTCGGGTTTCAATATCGGCGGTGGTGATTCCAGCTTACCGGTCTTTCTTGGGGAGGTTCTCACAGTACTTGGAGGCGGGAAGACAGACAGAGAAGTACGTAAAGTTCCAAGCTGAAGATATAGAGAATGCCATTGACGAGCTCTTCGAAGGAAACCCGGCGTTTCAGGCAAGGAGGAAACCGTAG